The following proteins come from a genomic window of Crassostrea angulata isolate pt1a10 chromosome 1, ASM2561291v2, whole genome shotgun sequence:
- the LOC128164887 gene encoding uncharacterized protein LOC128164887 isoform X2, which produces MAQVLRLSEGPVQGSPFITHLGDGDPNLQPHPQYLYRSSTPEEEQTLQLVIPGLDQSGSGENLLNNSGDNKEENTSETKEVDTKEGPAETSPPATREEPPRPQSRNSFVTSRSYLNTDKVAQPSKAFNKQVYFVSSSPEPHLRPGSRCTNVTDSVNRTQVTPVVENPYARVDSGYSSRYSNRSYSAGSIRKLSHSPTRMSYGMTEHYNNPNTHFQHACNRTQEREELQKINDRFTSYIQKVRHLREQSGQQADTTSFIKSTKILEDEVATLKSLYEKELDNVRKQLEEVTRERNSYQMQCSKNKQFALDLENRLMVESEKNRRLMEEMNTSHKRIQSLESELSESKVNSGRPYDDINNLTRDSEKMIREIETLKHRYEKEQLMRQEAEEKAHLTSQKMDFENQVYNQQIKELRERLETASATILSLETRIRQYSKSDTSVSGLLQQVRESAEEEMMRFKIESEENYARNITALKTQMENDAKTIDRLNTEKSQILGQIVELRAKITSLEGQIQNLNHQKVSLEEMVAQERAQATEQVAAMSQKLKDVQEMLFVKMREASSSHDCHMPLKAEISAMKALLEEEEKRLQVPSEDVNYTTNYTLTTQADQPPISTAEPVTTNVPPQSFQPMSYAQPSAPPMSPSYAPMTAPNMTNEYVPQYEPFLTEDLDPAGVGLEYFGGGTRYTYRTTPSVNKLQIEPSPPTTPRPVGPVMRAKSAPGEPIKIQRRRPQSAKCQSPSNDFVSKDSPRNVYRTPERPKSDKYYSSPICRRISDVTVSDSTDSPCPSPPQYKVGSKVRGQNVPLIPTSMGQGQDYFDEMFRDLTRETLYTAPPSPPPQKQQRSKSSMDKYQSSVYHDYNTATSSRSESPEYPRHLLPRDALVFSAVGDIKILEVNQEGKYVRLVNDGKQETEFGGHMIQQNVGGHPVAVYRFPPRTKFPANSTLTVWAGSNDPILHQPPSDYVWKEQQKWGTGPECTTILCKPNGQAIAWTTAAHRFTKNAFEEPSPASQQVVADDPLQDDPNIETDSLTEMTVNINEPKPDSVYLKREKQQPNVLTPQKHPHGTSPGKEIHPATSQPRPYTYGNDNSSVNRQSRSQTTRPDPVNGQPYAGSAQKMGSAPLKRYTPTNIRGNGCIVNKADVGKTSCPPNHFMSPHVKFQTGLDQIRSQHNEDFMPPMPRPPLFSTW; this is translated from the exons ATGGCCCAGGTGCTAAG ACTCAGTGAGGGCCCTGTACAAGGCAGTCCCTTCATAACACACCTCGGGGACGGTGACCCAAATCTACAGCCCCACCCCCAGTACCTGTACCGATCCTCCACCCCAGAGGAGGAACAGACCCTGCAGCTGGTGATTCCAGGACTTGACCAGTCAGGGTCGGGTGAAAACTTGCTGAACAACTCAGGAGACAACAAGGAAGAGAACACTTCAG AAACTAAAGAAGTAGATACTAAGGAAGGACCTGCAGAGACAAGTCCCCCTGCTACAAGAGAAGAACCGCCGAGACCTCAGTCCAGGAACTCCTTTGTGACCTCAAGGAGTTACCTCAATACAGACAAAGTTGCCCAGCCATCAAAGGCATTCAATAAACAAGTGTATTTTGTTTCGTCTAGCCCAGAACCTCATTTACGGCCGGGAAGTCGGTGTACAAACGTGACAGACTCGGTCAACAGAACTCAAGTGACTCCAGTCGTGGAGAATCCGTATGCTCGAGTGGACTCAGGGTACTCGAGTCGATACAGCAACCGGAGTTACAGTGCGGGATCGATACGCAAGCTCAGTCACAGCCCCACCAGGATGAGTTACGGAATGACGGAACATTACAACAACCCTAATACTCACTTTCAACATGCATGTAATCGCACTCAGGAAAGGGAGGAACTTCAGAAAATCAATGACCGTTTTACGTCATACATCCAAAAGGTCCGCCACCTGCGCGAGCAGAGTGGACAGCAGGCGGACACCACATCTTTCATCAAATCCACCAAAATTCTGGAGGATGAGGTCGCCACATTGAAGAGCTTGTATGAAAAAGAACTTGACAATGTTAG AAAACAATTAGAAGAAGTGACACGAGAAAGAAACTCTTATCAGATGCAATGTAGCAAAAACAAACAGTTTGCCCTAGATTTAGAAAACAg ATTAATGGTAGAATCCGAGAAGAACCGGAGGCTGATGGAGGAGATGAACACCAGCCATAAGAGGATCCAGTCTCTGGAGAGCGAGCTCTCCGAGTCCAAAGTCAACTCGGGGCGGCCTTACGACGACATCAACAACTTAACAAGAGATTCTGAAAAGATGATAAGGGAAATCGAAACCCTGAAACACAG ATATGAAAAAGAACAGCTGATGCGACAAGAAGCAGAGGAAAAAGCTCACCTAACATCTCAGAAGATGGACTTTGAGAACCAGGTGTACAATCAGCAGATTAAAGAGCTGAGAGAGCGTCTCGAGACAGCGAGCGCCACCATACTGAGTCTGGAGACTCGAATACGCCAGTACAGCAAGTCGGATACATCCGTATCCGGACTCCTACAGCAGGTCAGGGAATCCGCGGAGGAGGAAATGATGCGATTCAAGATCGAGTCAGAGGAAAACTATGCAAGAAAT ATAACTGCCTTAAAAACACAGATGGAAAATGATGCCAAGACAATTGACAGACTGAATACTGAGAAATCCCAGATCCTGGGACAGATTGTGGAGCTGAGGGCCAAGATAACCTCCCTGGAGGGACAG ATCCAGAATTTGAACCACCAGAAGGTCTCCCTAGAGGAAATGGTGGCCCAGGAGAGAGCGCAGGCCACGGAACAGGTGGCTGCCATGTCACAAAAGCTAAAGGACGTCCAGGAAATGTTGTTTGTGAAAATGAGAGAGGCTAGCTCGTCACATGACTGTCACATGCCACTGAAGGCGGAGATCAGCGCCATGAAGGCCCTGCTGGAAGAGGAGGAGAAAAG ATTACAAGTTCCATCAGAGGATGTGAATTACACAACGAACTATACCCTAACCACTCAAGCAGATCAACCACCCATCTCTACCGCTGAACCGGTAACCACCAATGTACCGCCTCAGAGTTTCCAGCCAATGTCCTACGCTCAGCCCTCAGCCCCACCAATGTCGCCTTCCTACGCCCCGATGACTGCTCCGAACATGACCAATGAGTACGTCCCTCAGTACGAGCCCTTCCTGACAGAGGACTTGGATCCTGCAGGTGTCGGATTGGAATACTTCGGAGGGGGCACCAGATACACGTATCGGACCACGCCCAGTGTCAACAAACTCCAGATTGAGCCCTCCCCACCCACCACACCTCGCCCTGTGGGGCCAGTGATGAGGGCCAAGTCTGCACCAG GGGAACCAATCAAAATTCAGCGTAGGAGGCCTCAAAGTGCTAAATGTCAGTCCCCTTCCAATGATTTCGTATCAAAGGATTCCCCTAGGAATGTATATAGAACCCCAGAGAGGCCAAAAAGTGATAAATATTACTCGTCGCCTATATGTAGGCGTATCTCTGATGTCACTGTGAGTGACAGTACTGACAGCCCTTGCCCCTCCCCTCCGCAGTATAAAG TTGGATCCAAGGTCAGAGGTCAGAACGTCCCCCTGATCCCGACCAGCATGGGTCAAGGTCAGGACTACTTTGACGAGATGTTCCGTGACCTGACCCGGGAGACCCTGTACACAGCCCCGCCCAGCCCTCCCCCGCAGAAACAGCAGAGGAGCAAGTCCAGCATGGACAAGTACCAGAGCTCAGTGTACCATGACTACAACACCGCCACCTCCAG TCGCTCAGAGAGCCCTGAGTACCCGCGACACTTACTGCCCAGGGATGCCCTGGTGTTTAG TGCTGTGGGAGATATTAAAATTCTAGAAGTCAATCAAGAAGGGAAATATGTGAGATTAGTGAACGACGGAAAGCAG GAGACAGAGTTCGGAGGTCACATGATTCAACAGAATGTCGGTGGACACCCTGTGGCAGTGTATAGATTCCCACCCAGGACGAAATTCCCAGCAAACAGCACCCTCACCGTGTGGGCAGGGTCCAACGACCCCATTTTACACCAACCCCCATCAGACTATGTGTGGAAGGAGCAACAGAAATGGGGGACAGGGCCTGAATGCACTACTATTCTGTGTAAACCTAATGGACAG GCAATAGCTTGGACCACAGCTGCTCACAGGTTTACAAAGAATGCATTTGAGGAGCCATCTCCTGCTTCTCAACAGGTGGTCGCAG ATGATCCTCTTCAAGATGATCCAAACATTGAGACAGATAGTTTAACAGAAATGACTGTCAACATCAATGAACCCAAGCCAGACTCTGTGTACCTCAAAAG GGAGAAACAGCAGCCAAATGTGCTGACCCCACAGAAACACCCCCATGGCACCTCCCCAGGGAAAGAGATCCACCCCGCCACCAGCCAGCCCCGCCCCTACACGTACGGGAATGACAACAGCAGTGTCAATAGACAGTCGCGGTCACAGACAACCAGACCAGACCCAGTCAATG gtcaGCCTTATGCAGGGTCAGCTCAGAAGATGGGTAGTGCTCCATTAAAACGCTACACCCCCACTAATATACGAGGGAACGGCTGTATTGTTAACAAAGCT gatGTAGGTAAGACTTCCTGTCCCCCGAACCATTTCATGTCACCACATGTCAAGTTTCAGACGGGCCTGGACCAGATTCGTTCCCAACACAACGAGGACTTCATGCCCCCCATGCCCCGCCCACCTCTCTTCTCAACATGGTAG
- the LOC128164887 gene encoding lamin-L(II)-like isoform X8 — MPSKHKKRKDVSKIHSKLSEGPVQGSPFITHLGDGDPNLQPHPQYLYRSSTPEEEQTLQLVIPGLDQSGSGENLLNNSGDNKEENTSETKEVDTKEGPAETSPPATREEPPRPQSRNSFVTSRSYLNTDKVAQPSKAFNKQVYFVSSSPEPHLRPGSRCTNVTDSVNRTQVTPVVENPYARVDSGYSSRYSNRSYSAGSIRKLSHSPTRMSYGMTEHYNNPNTHFQHACNRTQEREELQKINDRFTSYIQKVRHLREQSGQQADTTSFIKSTKILEDEVATLKSLYEKELDNVRKQLEEVTRERNSYQMQCSKNKQFALDLENRLMVESEKNRRLMEEMNTSHKRIQSLESELSESKVNSGRPYDDINNLTRDSEKMIREIETLKHRYEKEQLMRQEAEEKAHLTSQKMDFENQVYNQQIKELRERLETASATILSLETRIRQYSKSDTSVSGLLQQVRESAEEEMMRFKIESEENYARNITALKTQMENDAKTIDRLNTEKSQILGQIVELRAKITSLEGQIQNLNHQKVSLEEMVAQERAQATEQVAAMSQKLKDVQEMLFVKMREASSSHDCHMPLKAEISAMKALLEEEEKRLQVPSEDVNYTTNYTLTTQADQPPISTAEPVTTNVPPQSFQPMSYAQPSAPPMSPSYAPMTAPNMTNEYVPQYEPFLTEDLDPAGVGLEYFGGGTRYTYRTTPSVNKLQIEPSPPTTPRPVGPVMRAKSAPVGSKVRGQNVPLIPTSMGQGQDYFDEMFRDLTRETLYTAPPSPPPQKQQRSKSSMDKYQSSVYHDYNTATSSAVGDIKILEVNQEGKYVRLVNDGKQETEFGGHMIQQNVGGHPVAVYRFPPRTKFPANSTLTVWAGSNDPILHQPPSDYVWKEQQKWGTGPECTTILCKPNGQAIAWTTAAHRFTKNAFEEPSPASQQVVADDPLQDDPNIETDSLTEMTVNINEPKPDSVYLKREKQQPNVLTPQKHPHGTSPGKEIHPATSQPRPYTYGNDNSSVNRQSRSQTTRPDPVNGQPYAGSAQKMGSAPLKRYTPTNIRGNGCIVNKADVGKTSCPPNHFMSPHVKFQTGLDQIRSQHNEDFMPPMPRPPLFSTW; from the exons ATGCCCTCTAAGCACAAGAAGAGAAAAGATGTCTCTAAAATTCATTCAAA ACTCAGTGAGGGCCCTGTACAAGGCAGTCCCTTCATAACACACCTCGGGGACGGTGACCCAAATCTACAGCCCCACCCCCAGTACCTGTACCGATCCTCCACCCCAGAGGAGGAACAGACCCTGCAGCTGGTGATTCCAGGACTTGACCAGTCAGGGTCGGGTGAAAACTTGCTGAACAACTCAGGAGACAACAAGGAAGAGAACACTTCAG AAACTAAAGAAGTAGATACTAAGGAAGGACCTGCAGAGACAAGTCCCCCTGCTACAAGAGAAGAACCGCCGAGACCTCAGTCCAGGAACTCCTTTGTGACCTCAAGGAGTTACCTCAATACAGACAAAGTTGCCCAGCCATCAAAGGCATTCAATAAACAAGTGTATTTTGTTTCGTCTAGCCCAGAACCTCATTTACGGCCGGGAAGTCGGTGTACAAACGTGACAGACTCGGTCAACAGAACTCAAGTGACTCCAGTCGTGGAGAATCCGTATGCTCGAGTGGACTCAGGGTACTCGAGTCGATACAGCAACCGGAGTTACAGTGCGGGATCGATACGCAAGCTCAGTCACAGCCCCACCAGGATGAGTTACGGAATGACGGAACATTACAACAACCCTAATACTCACTTTCAACATGCATGTAATCGCACTCAGGAAAGGGAGGAACTTCAGAAAATCAATGACCGTTTTACGTCATACATCCAAAAGGTCCGCCACCTGCGCGAGCAGAGTGGACAGCAGGCGGACACCACATCTTTCATCAAATCCACCAAAATTCTGGAGGATGAGGTCGCCACATTGAAGAGCTTGTATGAAAAAGAACTTGACAATGTTAG AAAACAATTAGAAGAAGTGACACGAGAAAGAAACTCTTATCAGATGCAATGTAGCAAAAACAAACAGTTTGCCCTAGATTTAGAAAACAg ATTAATGGTAGAATCCGAGAAGAACCGGAGGCTGATGGAGGAGATGAACACCAGCCATAAGAGGATCCAGTCTCTGGAGAGCGAGCTCTCCGAGTCCAAAGTCAACTCGGGGCGGCCTTACGACGACATCAACAACTTAACAAGAGATTCTGAAAAGATGATAAGGGAAATCGAAACCCTGAAACACAG ATATGAAAAAGAACAGCTGATGCGACAAGAAGCAGAGGAAAAAGCTCACCTAACATCTCAGAAGATGGACTTTGAGAACCAGGTGTACAATCAGCAGATTAAAGAGCTGAGAGAGCGTCTCGAGACAGCGAGCGCCACCATACTGAGTCTGGAGACTCGAATACGCCAGTACAGCAAGTCGGATACATCCGTATCCGGACTCCTACAGCAGGTCAGGGAATCCGCGGAGGAGGAAATGATGCGATTCAAGATCGAGTCAGAGGAAAACTATGCAAGAAAT ATAACTGCCTTAAAAACACAGATGGAAAATGATGCCAAGACAATTGACAGACTGAATACTGAGAAATCCCAGATCCTGGGACAGATTGTGGAGCTGAGGGCCAAGATAACCTCCCTGGAGGGACAG ATCCAGAATTTGAACCACCAGAAGGTCTCCCTAGAGGAAATGGTGGCCCAGGAGAGAGCGCAGGCCACGGAACAGGTGGCTGCCATGTCACAAAAGCTAAAGGACGTCCAGGAAATGTTGTTTGTGAAAATGAGAGAGGCTAGCTCGTCACATGACTGTCACATGCCACTGAAGGCGGAGATCAGCGCCATGAAGGCCCTGCTGGAAGAGGAGGAGAAAAG ATTACAAGTTCCATCAGAGGATGTGAATTACACAACGAACTATACCCTAACCACTCAAGCAGATCAACCACCCATCTCTACCGCTGAACCGGTAACCACCAATGTACCGCCTCAGAGTTTCCAGCCAATGTCCTACGCTCAGCCCTCAGCCCCACCAATGTCGCCTTCCTACGCCCCGATGACTGCTCCGAACATGACCAATGAGTACGTCCCTCAGTACGAGCCCTTCCTGACAGAGGACTTGGATCCTGCAGGTGTCGGATTGGAATACTTCGGAGGGGGCACCAGATACACGTATCGGACCACGCCCAGTGTCAACAAACTCCAGATTGAGCCCTCCCCACCCACCACACCTCGCCCTGTGGGGCCAGTGATGAGGGCCAAGTCTGCACCAG TTGGATCCAAGGTCAGAGGTCAGAACGTCCCCCTGATCCCGACCAGCATGGGTCAAGGTCAGGACTACTTTGACGAGATGTTCCGTGACCTGACCCGGGAGACCCTGTACACAGCCCCGCCCAGCCCTCCCCCGCAGAAACAGCAGAGGAGCAAGTCCAGCATGGACAAGTACCAGAGCTCAGTGTACCATGACTACAACACCGCCACCTCCAG TGCTGTGGGAGATATTAAAATTCTAGAAGTCAATCAAGAAGGGAAATATGTGAGATTAGTGAACGACGGAAAGCAG GAGACAGAGTTCGGAGGTCACATGATTCAACAGAATGTCGGTGGACACCCTGTGGCAGTGTATAGATTCCCACCCAGGACGAAATTCCCAGCAAACAGCACCCTCACCGTGTGGGCAGGGTCCAACGACCCCATTTTACACCAACCCCCATCAGACTATGTGTGGAAGGAGCAACAGAAATGGGGGACAGGGCCTGAATGCACTACTATTCTGTGTAAACCTAATGGACAG GCAATAGCTTGGACCACAGCTGCTCACAGGTTTACAAAGAATGCATTTGAGGAGCCATCTCCTGCTTCTCAACAGGTGGTCGCAG ATGATCCTCTTCAAGATGATCCAAACATTGAGACAGATAGTTTAACAGAAATGACTGTCAACATCAATGAACCCAAGCCAGACTCTGTGTACCTCAAAAG GGAGAAACAGCAGCCAAATGTGCTGACCCCACAGAAACACCCCCATGGCACCTCCCCAGGGAAAGAGATCCACCCCGCCACCAGCCAGCCCCGCCCCTACACGTACGGGAATGACAACAGCAGTGTCAATAGACAGTCGCGGTCACAGACAACCAGACCAGACCCAGTCAATG gtcaGCCTTATGCAGGGTCAGCTCAGAAGATGGGTAGTGCTCCATTAAAACGCTACACCCCCACTAATATACGAGGGAACGGCTGTATTGTTAACAAAGCT gatGTAGGTAAGACTTCCTGTCCCCCGAACCATTTCATGTCACCACATGTCAAGTTTCAGACGGGCCTGGACCAGATTCGTTCCCAACACAACGAGGACTTCATGCCCCCCATGCCCCGCCCACCTCTCTTCTCAACATGGTAG
- the LOC128164887 gene encoding uncharacterized protein LOC128164887 isoform X3, which translates to MPSKHKKRKDVSKIHSKLSEGPVQGSPFITHLGDGDPNLQPHPQYLYRSSTPEEEQTLQLVIPGLDQSGSGENLLNNSGDNKEENTSETKEVDTKEGPAETSPPATREEPPRPQSRNSFVTSRSYLNTDKVAQPSKAFNKQVYFVSSSPEPHLRPGSRCTNVTDSVNRTQVTPVVENPYARVDSGYSSRYSNRSYSAGSIRKLSHSPTRMSYGMTEHYNNPNTHFQHACNRTQEREELQKINDRFTSYIQKVRHLREQSGQQADTTSFIKSTKILEDEVATLKSLYEKELDNVRKQLEEVTRERNSYQMQCSKNKQFALDLENRLMVESEKNRRLMEEMNTSHKRIQSLESELSESKVNSGRPYDDINNLTRDSEKMIREIETLKHRYEKEQLMRQEAEEKAHLTSQKMDFENQVYNQQIKELRERLETASATILSLETRIRQYSKSDTSVSGLLQQVRESAEEEMMRFKIESEENYARNITALKTQMENDAKTIDRLNTEKSQILGQIVELRAKITSLEGQIQNLNHQKVSLEEMVAQERAQATEQVAAMSQKLKDVQEMLFVKMREASSSHDCHMPLKAEISAMKALLEEEEKRLQVPSEDVNYTTNYTLTTQADQPPISTAEPVTTNVPPQSFQPMSYAQPSAPPMSPSYAPMTAPNMTNEYVPQYEPFLTEDLDPAGVGLEYFGGGTRYTYRTTPSVNKLQIEPSPPTTPRPVGPVMRAKSAPGEPIKIQRRRPQSAKCQSPSNDFVSKDSPRNVYRTPERPKSDKYYSSPICRRISDVTVSDSTDSPCPSPPQYKVGSKVRGQNVPLIPTSMGQGQDYFDEMFRDLTRETLYTAPPSPPPQKQQRSKSSMDKYQSSVYHDYNTATSSRSESPEYPRHLLPRDALVFSAVGDIKILEVNQEGKYVRLVNDGKQETEFGGHMIQQNVGGHPVAVYRFPPRTKFPANSTLTVWAGSNDPILHQPPSDYVWKEQQKWGTGPECTTILCKPNGQAIAWTTAAHRFTKNAFEEPSPASQQVVADDPLQDDPNIETDSLTEMTVNINEPKPDSVYLKREKQQPNVLTPQKHPHGTSPGKEIHPATSQPRPYTYGNDNSSVNRQSRSQTTRPDPVNGQPYAGSAQKMGSAPLKRYTPTNIRGNGCIVNKAAGTIRVGPASPFSSPLQQEYSNSRPASLVRFST; encoded by the exons ATGCCCTCTAAGCACAAGAAGAGAAAAGATGTCTCTAAAATTCATTCAAA ACTCAGTGAGGGCCCTGTACAAGGCAGTCCCTTCATAACACACCTCGGGGACGGTGACCCAAATCTACAGCCCCACCCCCAGTACCTGTACCGATCCTCCACCCCAGAGGAGGAACAGACCCTGCAGCTGGTGATTCCAGGACTTGACCAGTCAGGGTCGGGTGAAAACTTGCTGAACAACTCAGGAGACAACAAGGAAGAGAACACTTCAG AAACTAAAGAAGTAGATACTAAGGAAGGACCTGCAGAGACAAGTCCCCCTGCTACAAGAGAAGAACCGCCGAGACCTCAGTCCAGGAACTCCTTTGTGACCTCAAGGAGTTACCTCAATACAGACAAAGTTGCCCAGCCATCAAAGGCATTCAATAAACAAGTGTATTTTGTTTCGTCTAGCCCAGAACCTCATTTACGGCCGGGAAGTCGGTGTACAAACGTGACAGACTCGGTCAACAGAACTCAAGTGACTCCAGTCGTGGAGAATCCGTATGCTCGAGTGGACTCAGGGTACTCGAGTCGATACAGCAACCGGAGTTACAGTGCGGGATCGATACGCAAGCTCAGTCACAGCCCCACCAGGATGAGTTACGGAATGACGGAACATTACAACAACCCTAATACTCACTTTCAACATGCATGTAATCGCACTCAGGAAAGGGAGGAACTTCAGAAAATCAATGACCGTTTTACGTCATACATCCAAAAGGTCCGCCACCTGCGCGAGCAGAGTGGACAGCAGGCGGACACCACATCTTTCATCAAATCCACCAAAATTCTGGAGGATGAGGTCGCCACATTGAAGAGCTTGTATGAAAAAGAACTTGACAATGTTAG AAAACAATTAGAAGAAGTGACACGAGAAAGAAACTCTTATCAGATGCAATGTAGCAAAAACAAACAGTTTGCCCTAGATTTAGAAAACAg ATTAATGGTAGAATCCGAGAAGAACCGGAGGCTGATGGAGGAGATGAACACCAGCCATAAGAGGATCCAGTCTCTGGAGAGCGAGCTCTCCGAGTCCAAAGTCAACTCGGGGCGGCCTTACGACGACATCAACAACTTAACAAGAGATTCTGAAAAGATGATAAGGGAAATCGAAACCCTGAAACACAG ATATGAAAAAGAACAGCTGATGCGACAAGAAGCAGAGGAAAAAGCTCACCTAACATCTCAGAAGATGGACTTTGAGAACCAGGTGTACAATCAGCAGATTAAAGAGCTGAGAGAGCGTCTCGAGACAGCGAGCGCCACCATACTGAGTCTGGAGACTCGAATACGCCAGTACAGCAAGTCGGATACATCCGTATCCGGACTCCTACAGCAGGTCAGGGAATCCGCGGAGGAGGAAATGATGCGATTCAAGATCGAGTCAGAGGAAAACTATGCAAGAAAT ATAACTGCCTTAAAAACACAGATGGAAAATGATGCCAAGACAATTGACAGACTGAATACTGAGAAATCCCAGATCCTGGGACAGATTGTGGAGCTGAGGGCCAAGATAACCTCCCTGGAGGGACAG ATCCAGAATTTGAACCACCAGAAGGTCTCCCTAGAGGAAATGGTGGCCCAGGAGAGAGCGCAGGCCACGGAACAGGTGGCTGCCATGTCACAAAAGCTAAAGGACGTCCAGGAAATGTTGTTTGTGAAAATGAGAGAGGCTAGCTCGTCACATGACTGTCACATGCCACTGAAGGCGGAGATCAGCGCCATGAAGGCCCTGCTGGAAGAGGAGGAGAAAAG ATTACAAGTTCCATCAGAGGATGTGAATTACACAACGAACTATACCCTAACCACTCAAGCAGATCAACCACCCATCTCTACCGCTGAACCGGTAACCACCAATGTACCGCCTCAGAGTTTCCAGCCAATGTCCTACGCTCAGCCCTCAGCCCCACCAATGTCGCCTTCCTACGCCCCGATGACTGCTCCGAACATGACCAATGAGTACGTCCCTCAGTACGAGCCCTTCCTGACAGAGGACTTGGATCCTGCAGGTGTCGGATTGGAATACTTCGGAGGGGGCACCAGATACACGTATCGGACCACGCCCAGTGTCAACAAACTCCAGATTGAGCCCTCCCCACCCACCACACCTCGCCCTGTGGGGCCAGTGATGAGGGCCAAGTCTGCACCAG GGGAACCAATCAAAATTCAGCGTAGGAGGCCTCAAAGTGCTAAATGTCAGTCCCCTTCCAATGATTTCGTATCAAAGGATTCCCCTAGGAATGTATATAGAACCCCAGAGAGGCCAAAAAGTGATAAATATTACTCGTCGCCTATATGTAGGCGTATCTCTGATGTCACTGTGAGTGACAGTACTGACAGCCCTTGCCCCTCCCCTCCGCAGTATAAAG TTGGATCCAAGGTCAGAGGTCAGAACGTCCCCCTGATCCCGACCAGCATGGGTCAAGGTCAGGACTACTTTGACGAGATGTTCCGTGACCTGACCCGGGAGACCCTGTACACAGCCCCGCCCAGCCCTCCCCCGCAGAAACAGCAGAGGAGCAAGTCCAGCATGGACAAGTACCAGAGCTCAGTGTACCATGACTACAACACCGCCACCTCCAG TCGCTCAGAGAGCCCTGAGTACCCGCGACACTTACTGCCCAGGGATGCCCTGGTGTTTAG TGCTGTGGGAGATATTAAAATTCTAGAAGTCAATCAAGAAGGGAAATATGTGAGATTAGTGAACGACGGAAAGCAG GAGACAGAGTTCGGAGGTCACATGATTCAACAGAATGTCGGTGGACACCCTGTGGCAGTGTATAGATTCCCACCCAGGACGAAATTCCCAGCAAACAGCACCCTCACCGTGTGGGCAGGGTCCAACGACCCCATTTTACACCAACCCCCATCAGACTATGTGTGGAAGGAGCAACAGAAATGGGGGACAGGGCCTGAATGCACTACTATTCTGTGTAAACCTAATGGACAG GCAATAGCTTGGACCACAGCTGCTCACAGGTTTACAAAGAATGCATTTGAGGAGCCATCTCCTGCTTCTCAACAGGTGGTCGCAG ATGATCCTCTTCAAGATGATCCAAACATTGAGACAGATAGTTTAACAGAAATGACTGTCAACATCAATGAACCCAAGCCAGACTCTGTGTACCTCAAAAG GGAGAAACAGCAGCCAAATGTGCTGACCCCACAGAAACACCCCCATGGCACCTCCCCAGGGAAAGAGATCCACCCCGCCACCAGCCAGCCCCGCCCCTACACGTACGGGAATGACAACAGCAGTGTCAATAGACAGTCGCGGTCACAGACAACCAGACCAGACCCAGTCAATG gtcaGCCTTATGCAGGGTCAGCTCAGAAGATGGGTAGTGCTCCATTAAAACGCTACACCCCCACTAATATACGAGGGAACGGCTGTATTGTTAACAAAGCT GCCGGTACAATACGTGTGGGCCCAGCCTCCCCCTTCTCCTCCCCTCTGCAGCAGGAGTATAGTAACAGTCGGCCTGCCTCACTCGTACGCTTCTCTACCTAG